The following proteins are encoded in a genomic region of Synechococcus sp. ROS8604:
- a CDS encoding sulfotransferase, with amino-acid sequence MHVSSEIVLTAGSSFLTMLQDILKIIDEYCANNDIFYDETLSAGTQLIADLGLTSVDFVSIFQKCQALGNERLSFIELVMPIEGQYVSDLKIGELSDYIIEQSALRPPANEQRASVDNGYSEQTVNDSKYRRSLFEIKQFDEFKSLIQKPTFSDQGPVATDYQLVFILSSPRSGSTLLQRMLDQHPDIESPEELHLLHYDTYAQRHAALSQAETRHLLGGTARLRARINGISMDDSNRLELKFIGAEEPALNFFTEINKNFSKQYLVDKTPSYAYSRETLERISTQFPLARFIYLTRHPSAVIKSLIDSQLQEIIPFARRYSGDTSTIPEMIWALCHENIQSILPGINLNRLHYVSYEELVMNPEQAMTSILNFLHLPFYPDCANPYIEGQKQQIETNEYAGDLKFFLENRIVNDRAEIWKAFPALHSLSNVSQGLMSGIPGYEG; translated from the coding sequence ATGCATGTCTCCTCTGAAATCGTGTTAACAGCAGGCAGCTCTTTTTTGACAATGCTACAAGACATCTTAAAGATTATTGATGAGTACTGCGCAAATAATGACATCTTTTACGACGAAACGCTTTCTGCAGGCACTCAACTCATTGCTGATCTTGGACTTACATCAGTTGATTTTGTTTCTATTTTCCAAAAGTGCCAAGCTCTCGGGAATGAACGACTGTCCTTCATAGAACTAGTTATGCCTATAGAGGGTCAATATGTGTCTGATCTAAAGATAGGAGAGTTGAGCGATTATATCATTGAGCAGTCGGCACTTCGTCCTCCAGCAAACGAGCAACGCGCAAGTGTTGACAATGGATATTCAGAGCAAACAGTGAACGACAGCAAATACAGACGCTCCCTTTTTGAGATAAAACAGTTTGACGAATTTAAATCACTAATTCAAAAGCCAACATTTTCGGACCAAGGTCCTGTCGCAACAGACTATCAACTCGTTTTTATCCTGTCCTCGCCCCGATCAGGATCAACCTTGCTACAAAGGATGCTTGATCAACATCCAGATATCGAGTCTCCTGAAGAGTTGCATCTTCTTCATTACGACACATACGCGCAGCGGCACGCAGCCTTGAGTCAAGCTGAAACTAGGCATCTGCTTGGTGGAACTGCTCGACTGCGCGCAAGAATCAATGGAATCAGCATGGATGATTCCAATCGTCTTGAATTGAAATTTATCGGTGCTGAAGAACCCGCTCTGAACTTCTTCACTGAAATCAACAAGAACTTCTCAAAACAATATCTTGTTGACAAGACTCCATCTTACGCCTATAGCAGAGAAACACTTGAAAGAATTTCTACACAGTTTCCTCTCGCACGGTTCATTTATCTTACACGTCATCCGTCAGCGGTTATTAAATCGTTGATTGATTCGCAGTTGCAGGAAATCATTCCATTTGCACGTCGCTATTCGGGCGATACATCCACGATTCCCGAGATGATCTGGGCATTGTGTCACGAAAATATTCAGTCCATTCTTCCCGGCATTAATCTCAATCGCCTGCATTATGTGAGCTACGAAGAGCTTGTCATGAATCCTGAACAAGCCATGACTTCAATCCTAAATTTTCTACATCTACCTTTTTACCCCGATTGTGCTAATCCATATATCGAAGGTCAGAAACAGCAGATTGAAACTAATGAGTATGCTGGCGACTTGAAGTTCTTTCTTGAGAATAGGATCGTAAACGATCGTGCTGAGATATGGAAAGCCTTCCCTGCTCTTCATTCGCTATCAAACGTGAGCCAAGGACTGATGAGCGGCATTCCTGGATATGAGGGCTGA
- a CDS encoding beta-ketoacyl synthase N-terminal-like domain-containing protein, with the protein MQGYAIVGMACRYPGIKDTSSYWQALVNGESLLREMTDSWSRFYYNKDQDRSNPRESYSTIYTKKYGSIADDSWIDSLRFAFPPNLVEGDPSQYLCLQVAAEAMADALRGRAPEWIPHERTGVVVGMGDHPHRGIVGALMNGMIMEHFIDVLADSVGGVLKGERRKQLRSLLSSTYELVADPAISPNLISNVVSGTIANRLGLLGPNYLVDGACTSGMIAVDHAIKQLDAGDADLMLVGGVQATMNFPIYQLFCTINALSEEGIFPMSKSASGTLLSEGVGFIALKRLSDAVKSGDTIYSVIRSVALASDGKGEGLLAPNRQGQVAAMKRAYEKCDIKPSDVSLVEVHATGIPHGDNTELSSMLEVFADCHRGLSTIAIGSIKSLIGHTIPASGVASLIKISLALQNKLIPPSICPDPLEAVADHSTPFYINRTLRRWFHSPVKPRVAAINSFGFGGINGHLILQEFIAPNLENPAPSVLFPYPASGSKAPSDDAGLSSDNDSSGRTYRGMLQYRHHGYTTTGRAIFLAATSRSELQELMAGIDVEAIHQAVLFSTPHGHDQSSEVSVRLVIFASSLKKLGEGLQDASTWLAGNVSTSSHRGRHFIYSECVKSRGKVAFLVPGEGVQAPEMLSDLTNNIDLFSYWYNFMDEALDRDIPLGLVTCMPNADLSCTQTANVKRMELLYAQDSATQIIAACLMSFYEIASRIGLRPDQVVGHSQGESNAVMLSGSLATMKNQDDLKTRVKQIHEFFSNENSIDEFPKGSTFAISGLDTTQLKEILKRRPEWSLISDNCRSQRIVFSEAAFSKELEEQVLAAGGSLLPTPLTRPYHTRYFKQGAETHRKLYSEFPHSIQFEPDHATIYSCLTTQPYPNDYEQGTQIFIDQWLNPVRYEETIRNMYNDGARYFVELGPNTTLTSYTKEALSDYSDIVAVSLGTSRKDSTTAFLQSVAILWTSGLDLDLVGLDGLFVERYRTGLATVTRPAAAVPVLSEIPKYNSVGLREFLASVSSDSGPPPAGNRHEFSGQTLDQGVDSATPVSEELTSSGNQTMPSTSASPAPGVVRQDPVLGHQLLLEHSRTILTILANADSTSKQIFNQVD; encoded by the coding sequence ATGCAGGGCTACGCAATTGTAGGCATGGCTTGCAGATATCCGGGAATTAAGGACACCTCATCATATTGGCAGGCACTTGTTAACGGAGAGTCACTCCTCAGGGAGATGACTGACTCTTGGTCCAGATTTTACTACAATAAAGACCAAGACAGGTCTAATCCACGAGAATCATATTCCACGATATACACTAAAAAGTATGGATCTATAGCTGATGATAGTTGGATAGATTCTTTAAGGTTTGCTTTTCCTCCTAATCTCGTTGAAGGAGATCCGTCCCAGTACCTCTGCCTGCAGGTGGCCGCCGAGGCCATGGCAGATGCTTTGCGCGGACGGGCCCCAGAGTGGATTCCCCATGAGCGGACAGGTGTGGTGGTCGGCATGGGTGACCACCCTCACAGAGGGATCGTCGGGGCGCTGATGAACGGCATGATTATGGAGCATTTCATTGACGTTCTTGCGGATTCAGTAGGTGGAGTTTTGAAAGGGGAGCGGAGGAAGCAACTCCGCTCTCTGCTTTCTTCAACTTATGAGTTGGTTGCTGATCCAGCAATTTCACCAAACCTTATATCCAATGTAGTCTCCGGAACGATTGCAAACAGGCTTGGTCTGCTTGGCCCTAACTATCTTGTGGATGGTGCCTGCACTTCAGGCATGATTGCTGTGGATCATGCAATCAAGCAACTGGATGCCGGTGATGCCGATCTGATGCTGGTAGGTGGTGTGCAGGCTACGATGAACTTTCCTATTTATCAATTGTTCTGCACAATTAATGCTTTGTCGGAGGAGGGAATATTCCCGATGTCGAAGTCCGCATCTGGGACACTTCTCTCTGAAGGAGTAGGCTTTATTGCCTTGAAACGCTTGTCAGATGCCGTAAAGTCTGGCGATACAATCTATTCTGTAATTCGCTCGGTTGCCTTGGCCAGTGATGGAAAAGGTGAGGGACTTTTAGCCCCCAATCGACAGGGGCAGGTCGCGGCGATGAAGAGGGCGTACGAAAAATGTGATATTAAACCTTCAGATGTTTCATTGGTCGAAGTTCATGCAACGGGAATTCCTCATGGAGATAACACTGAGCTTTCATCGATGCTTGAAGTGTTTGCTGATTGTCACCGTGGTCTTTCCACTATTGCTATTGGATCTATTAAATCACTGATAGGCCATACGATCCCTGCATCTGGAGTGGCCAGTCTGATCAAGATCTCACTCGCACTTCAGAACAAATTGATTCCCCCTTCAATTTGTCCGGATCCCTTGGAGGCTGTTGCTGACCACTCCACACCTTTTTATATCAACCGCACACTTCGACGTTGGTTCCATTCTCCAGTAAAGCCGCGTGTTGCCGCCATAAATTCGTTTGGCTTTGGAGGCATTAATGGTCACTTGATACTTCAGGAGTTTATAGCTCCTAACCTTGAAAATCCAGCACCTAGCGTCCTTTTCCCATATCCAGCCTCAGGATCAAAAGCGCCCTCTGATGATGCAGGCCTGAGTTCCGACAACGACTCATCTGGAAGAACCTACCGTGGCATGCTCCAGTATCGCCACCATGGCTATACAACTACTGGTCGGGCCATCTTTCTAGCGGCAACCTCCCGTTCAGAATTGCAGGAATTGATGGCTGGCATTGATGTTGAGGCGATCCACCAAGCGGTCCTATTCAGCACCCCTCATGGCCATGATCAGTCCTCCGAGGTATCGGTCAGGCTAGTTATTTTTGCTTCTTCTCTCAAGAAACTCGGAGAAGGTCTGCAGGATGCCTCGACCTGGTTAGCTGGGAATGTTTCAACATCCAGTCATCGTGGACGCCATTTCATCTATTCTGAGTGCGTCAAATCACGCGGTAAAGTTGCATTTCTGGTTCCAGGTGAAGGAGTTCAAGCTCCTGAGATGCTCAGTGATCTGACAAATAATATTGATCTCTTTTCTTATTGGTATAATTTTATGGATGAAGCGCTGGATCGTGACATACCACTCGGCTTGGTTACTTGTATGCCGAACGCTGATCTGAGCTGTACTCAAACCGCCAATGTTAAGCGAATGGAGCTCCTCTACGCTCAGGACTCGGCGACGCAAATCATTGCCGCTTGCCTGATGTCTTTCTATGAAATCGCTTCTCGGATAGGCTTGCGACCAGATCAGGTTGTTGGGCATAGTCAGGGTGAATCAAATGCAGTGATGCTTTCAGGAAGTCTTGCCACGATGAAAAATCAAGACGACTTAAAGACTCGGGTGAAGCAGATTCATGAATTCTTTTCTAATGAGAATTCTATTGATGAATTTCCTAAGGGGTCGACATTTGCCATTTCTGGACTTGATACTACTCAGCTCAAAGAGATCCTCAAACGTCGGCCTGAGTGGTCCTTAATTTCCGATAATTGTCGTTCGCAGCGTATTGTCTTTTCTGAGGCTGCATTTAGCAAGGAACTGGAAGAGCAGGTGCTTGCTGCTGGAGGCTCCTTGCTGCCAACCCCACTGACACGTCCTTATCACACACGCTATTTCAAGCAAGGAGCAGAAACGCATCGCAAGCTCTACAGTGAGTTTCCTCACTCAATACAGTTCGAACCAGATCACGCAACTATATACAGTTGCCTGACTACACAGCCTTACCCCAATGACTATGAGCAAGGAACTCAGATTTTCATTGATCAGTGGCTTAATCCTGTCAGGTACGAGGAAACCATTCGAAATATGTATAACGATGGTGCAAGGTATTTTGTAGAACTAGGTCCAAACACTACACTAACCAGCTACACTAAAGAAGCGCTTTCTGACTATTCTGATATTGTCGCAGTTTCGTTGGGCACCTCGCGAAAAGACAGTACGACAGCCTTCCTCCAGTCTGTAGCGATTCTCTGGACTTCTGGTCTTGATCTTGATTTGGTGGGACTTGATGGTCTCTTCGTGGAACGATACAGGACCGGCCTGGCCACCGTGACTAGGCCTGCTGCGGCTGTCCCCGTTCTTTCTGAAATCCCAAAGTACAACTCAGTCGGGCTACGGGAATTCCTGGCATCCGTGTCATCGGACTCCGGGCCTCCACCTGCCGGAAACCGACATGAGTTCTCCGGCCAGACCTTGGACCAGGGAGTTGACTCTGCGACTCCCGTCAGTGAGGAATTAACATCCTCTGGCAACCAGACCATGCCCAGCACCTCCGCGTCACCTGCCCCAGGTGTTGTGCGGCAGGATCCTGTGCTGGGACATCAACTTCTGCTCGAACACAGCCGAACGATCCTCACGATCCTGGCCAACGCTGATTCCACGTCCAAGCAGATCTTCAATCAGGTTGACTGA
- a CDS encoding alpha/beta hydrolase, protein MYDVLVKHSYMMVFEPSTHKTEINGGDMSGQITMKSECSCIELEQRKQSQSVALFDAIPAVLSPENGCRRPRARWRFSMILLAMFLLMEAMLAGCAMPRSFKRRVQGNRQSAASKSVNVSTTGSAYSPLIPGAPAGSNTLDIFPCKQSSGSPCPTLVYVHGGSLMRGDKRSVGSMPDLMNRNGFCLVSLNYPVYGRPVNGLIEQQMSALSSATAWLEANLSKIRPSCTMKGAAMIGHSAGAYLAALTATSPRYRATADSYQKLILNDSNWYTGKVRRYKNSLATIFGQSAMSGSGKNSLLAEWVPAELVRTSCPKKSSPTDVMIMYSTQRPEKQQAEIRSFASALNDCRAFNAYLSAHSYDHKGMHKSIGEPESSTGAAILAALKR, encoded by the coding sequence ATGTACGATGTCCTAGTGAAGCACTCGTACATGATGGTATTTGAGCCGAGTACTCATAAAACTGAAATCAATGGAGGCGACATGTCGGGTCAAATCACGATGAAATCCGAATGTTCATGTATTGAACTGGAACAAAGAAAACAATCGCAATCCGTTGCTTTGTTTGACGCAATTCCTGCTGTTCTGTCACCAGAGAATGGTTGCCGCCGGCCCAGAGCCAGATGGAGGTTTTCTATGATTCTGCTGGCCATGTTTCTGCTGATGGAGGCCATGCTCGCAGGTTGCGCGATGCCAAGGTCGTTCAAGCGTCGCGTTCAGGGAAATAGGCAATCTGCAGCGTCTAAATCAGTCAATGTGTCTACAACTGGTTCGGCTTACTCGCCATTGATTCCTGGTGCTCCTGCGGGCAGTAATACCCTCGATATTTTTCCCTGTAAGCAGTCTTCTGGCTCACCATGCCCGACTCTTGTTTATGTTCATGGAGGATCTCTGATGAGAGGCGATAAAAGAAGTGTCGGTTCCATGCCAGACCTTATGAATCGCAATGGCTTCTGTCTTGTTTCCCTGAACTACCCAGTCTATGGACGTCCTGTCAACGGATTGATCGAGCAGCAGATGTCTGCGCTTTCTTCCGCCACGGCATGGCTTGAAGCCAATCTCAGTAAAATCAGACCTTCATGCACCATGAAGGGTGCTGCCATGATCGGGCATTCAGCTGGAGCATATTTGGCAGCGCTGACTGCCACTAGTCCGCGATATCGAGCGACTGCTGATTCTTACCAAAAGCTTATTCTAAATGATTCTAACTGGTATACAGGCAAAGTGCGACGATACAAAAACAGTCTGGCCACTATTTTTGGACAAAGCGCCATGAGCGGATCGGGTAAAAACTCCCTTCTTGCCGAATGGGTCCCTGCTGAGCTTGTCAGGACATCATGCCCGAAGAAATCATCACCAACCGATGTGATGATTATGTATTCAACCCAACGGCCCGAAAAACAGCAGGCTGAAATCAGGTCGTTCGCCAGTGCACTCAATGATTGCAGGGCTTTCAACGCCTATCTTTCGGCTCATTCATATGACCATAAAGGTATGCACAAGAGTATCGGAGAGCCTGAAAGCAGCACGGGGGCGGCCATTCTGGCTGCTCTGAAACGTTGA
- a CDS encoding sulfotransferase, translating into MSEPIFLLSPPRSFSSVVSSIIGQHPQLYCFPELHLLWRDNVEHVLSSKSNITQCRYAPSGLLRAIAEVHENKQDSAACSRAWMWLANHRSLSTKELFDYLCVAHDPKLCIEKSPGNTRSIDRMIRLFKFYPKAKFIHLTRSVVGSSKSLKEFFEHRDSNQGERKSLRHPLVKDNYALMWYATHKSILKFRSIIPPSNFLTVKGESILIEPHSVLPQICEWLGVSTDERSIDEMLHPENSPYAFFGPRMAPCGNDPKFITNPEFRPMRRKEYSFEQVRTYLTSNDRSNFTRYYIERSSSEAVISRLQDWNHSLLELVLDIEAQLGYA; encoded by the coding sequence ATGAGTGAGCCTATCTTCCTGTTAAGTCCCCCTCGTTCCTTTTCTTCCGTTGTATCGTCTATAATTGGACAACATCCCCAGCTTTATTGTTTTCCGGAGTTACATCTGTTATGGCGCGATAATGTTGAGCATGTTCTTTCAAGTAAATCTAATATTACTCAATGTCGTTATGCTCCTAGTGGACTGTTGCGAGCAATTGCAGAGGTTCACGAAAACAAACAAGATAGTGCAGCCTGTAGCCGTGCTTGGATGTGGCTTGCCAATCATAGATCTCTATCTACTAAGGAATTGTTTGATTATTTGTGTGTAGCGCATGATCCCAAGCTATGCATTGAGAAATCGCCTGGAAATACTCGGTCCATTGATCGAATGATAAGACTTTTCAAATTTTATCCCAAAGCCAAATTCATCCATCTTACTCGGAGTGTCGTAGGTTCTTCTAAGTCACTTAAGGAGTTCTTTGAACATCGTGATTCAAACCAAGGTGAGCGCAAGAGTCTCCGACATCCACTTGTTAAAGATAACTATGCTTTAATGTGGTATGCTACTCATAAGAGTATATTAAAGTTTCGTTCCATTATACCTCCGTCCAATTTTCTTACAGTCAAGGGTGAGTCTATTCTGATTGAGCCACATTCAGTACTTCCTCAAATCTGCGAGTGGTTAGGAGTGTCGACTGACGAACGAAGTATCGACGAAATGCTCCATCCAGAGAATTCGCCATATGCCTTCTTTGGACCTCGTATGGCTCCATGTGGCAATGATCCAAAATTTATTACTAATCCTGAATTTAGGCCGATGCGCAGAAAGGAATATTCATTCGAACAAGTCAGGACCTACCTAACTTCAAATGATCGATCAAACTTTACTCGCTATTATATTGAGAGGTCTAGTAGCGAGGCAGTTATTTCGCGTTTACAAGATTGGAATCACTCACTCCTTGAATTAGTCTTAGATATCGAAGCACAACTTGGCTACGCCTGA
- a CDS encoding lipopolysaccharide assembly protein LapB: MAVVLPGHLKSTFKEVRSLIVKDKNFPEARRVLAGVPDGELYAPYHVAMAAIARSESDSAVAMAHLEKALSLTPEDIRLLSRIGKLRLQEGNKMLAQECANRALLQKPNKKSDVTALASFLQQLGDPDNSAKVLREVVLQNPNDIKLRRMLAISQLQLGQLDECERNLNNCLRLDPKNHYSQILLGEILIAQGNKVRGLAIIRSADNDECPSKLKERLSIDAAECYIDLGEYNAAKDELTRVQSSNSPRFNFCWGKIQYQDKDYEFALTSLMAASKSIGTDGDSTDASIVDPSSITKEDQQSRCEQLIHDLGGKLEKLKTTTGYGSSQSGVDQSTIFNDNDDEF; encoded by the coding sequence ATGGCCGTAGTGCTTCCAGGTCACCTAAAATCAACCTTCAAGGAGGTACGGTCTCTGATCGTCAAAGATAAAAATTTTCCTGAAGCAAGAAGGGTTCTAGCTGGAGTTCCTGATGGGGAACTCTACGCTCCATATCATGTAGCCATGGCTGCAATTGCCCGATCAGAAAGTGATTCCGCAGTTGCAATGGCTCACCTTGAAAAAGCACTTTCCTTAACACCTGAAGACATCAGATTGCTTTCTCGTATTGGTAAGTTGAGGCTTCAAGAAGGCAATAAAATGTTAGCACAAGAGTGTGCAAACAGGGCTCTTCTACAGAAACCTAACAAGAAGTCGGATGTAACTGCACTAGCATCATTTTTGCAACAGCTCGGAGATCCTGATAACTCAGCCAAAGTTTTACGAGAAGTAGTTCTTCAAAATCCTAACGACATAAAGCTACGCAGGATGCTTGCTATCTCTCAACTACAACTGGGACAGCTTGATGAATGCGAACGCAATCTTAACAATTGCTTGAGACTTGATCCGAAGAATCATTATTCACAAATCCTCCTTGGTGAAATTCTCATTGCACAGGGTAATAAAGTTCGTGGTTTGGCAATAATTCGTTCAGCAGACAATGATGAATGTCCTTCTAAACTCAAAGAGCGCTTGTCAATCGATGCTGCTGAATGCTACATAGATCTTGGTGAATACAATGCCGCCAAGGATGAACTTACCCGAGTGCAAAGTAGCAACAGTCCTCGCTTTAATTTTTGTTGGGGTAAGATTCAATATCAAGACAAAGACTATGAATTTGCATTGACCAGTTTGATGGCTGCTTCAAAGTCCATTGGAACAGATGGGGACTCGACAGACGCTTCAATTGTTGATCCCTCAAGCATTACAAAAGAGGATCAGCAGAGTCGCTGTGAGCAGCTGATTCACGATTTGGGAGGAAAATTGGAAAAGTTGAAAACAACTACTGGATATGGATCATCTCAAAGTGGAGTGGATCAAAGTACTATATTCAATGATAATGACGATGAATTCTAA
- a CDS encoding HlyD family secretion protein encodes MTSILLSYSLNIDDQKLYLRLKWGFLPRLAKEQNSKEIKQRATKLEELILVAQPLLVRLYLVVFSILCLYIYTPIPDSSPYSRLNILVAIIQGALASMIILLIPVRNTPGRRLLEFFGVMPKNYLKISVKRASTTFSHLFKGEFSQISLSKSDINSLLFLVALLIAFTIKMLILYNILIPNISAEVPQFAGHWTALIVRIALTILLIRFLYLTFFTKLIASRTSKKTDELLIRATPKSYTLGRPDVPLPNQSLGVANSFLHSLHFGITSLFSSKLFLAFILIIIFLFPFRASVTGSANVTEGESLDIRSSETAAVKQIFQDGPSSVIVKKGTNILELYSPTLSSQLSQQVQLISKLDSDIRTQRTLIQSIRTGSIKLEGENRDEELQSAYAMVQKVKSKITSLQNQIKIQNDQITKLRRLTKSGAISEFQLQNLLSSQEALTGELEGAKSELTSALADVAIAQRKQKIDQDVNSEEQLSKALDELSSAESSLEVGKIALEALEARISHLMLVMPFDGVISSNTRTLLNRTVTPGETILTVKAQPLTQTNALIPEYDRARVRTKLPCVLRLYSISDQEFKGRVSSISPSTVELDGLQYVEVQIQLDNSLPTNFIGSKGYAKIDVGHTCILLNLISPITRFINVDLWSLLP; translated from the coding sequence ATGACATCTATTCTTCTGTCATATTCCCTAAATATAGATGATCAAAAGTTATATCTTAGACTAAAATGGGGTTTTTTGCCCAGATTAGCCAAAGAACAAAATAGCAAGGAAATCAAGCAACGAGCAACTAAGCTTGAAGAATTGATACTAGTCGCCCAACCACTGCTAGTACGCTTATATCTTGTTGTTTTTTCAATCCTTTGTTTATATATTTATACCCCAATCCCTGACTCCTCACCTTATTCTCGCCTTAATATCCTAGTTGCAATCATACAAGGCGCATTGGCAAGTATGATTATTTTGTTGATACCAGTACGTAATACTCCAGGCAGAAGACTACTTGAGTTCTTTGGGGTCATGCCTAAGAACTATCTCAAGATTTCAGTAAAGCGTGCTTCTACAACATTCTCTCATCTTTTCAAGGGTGAATTCAGTCAAATATCCTTGTCAAAGTCTGATATCAATAGCTTGCTTTTCCTAGTTGCTTTATTGATAGCATTTACTATCAAAATGCTTATACTTTACAATATTCTCATCCCAAACATATCCGCTGAGGTTCCACAGTTTGCCGGTCATTGGACTGCATTGATAGTCCGAATTGCACTAACCATCTTACTTATCCGCTTCTTGTACTTAACTTTTTTCACAAAACTGATAGCAAGTCGCACTTCCAAAAAAACTGATGAGTTGCTTATACGTGCTACGCCAAAATCCTATACATTAGGTAGACCTGATGTACCTTTGCCAAATCAATCCCTTGGTGTGGCAAACTCATTTCTACATTCTTTGCACTTCGGTATTACAAGTTTGTTTAGCAGCAAACTTTTCCTAGCCTTTATCCTAATTATCATATTCTTGTTTCCATTCAGGGCATCCGTAACAGGTTCTGCAAATGTAACTGAAGGTGAATCTCTTGACATACGTTCTTCGGAAACAGCAGCTGTTAAACAAATCTTTCAAGATGGACCATCATCGGTTATCGTTAAAAAGGGAACAAATATACTTGAATTGTACTCACCAACATTAAGTTCTCAGCTTAGCCAGCAGGTGCAACTCATTTCAAAATTGGATTCAGATATTCGAACTCAAAGGACACTTATTCAATCTATACGAACTGGAAGCATTAAACTTGAAGGAGAGAACCGTGATGAAGAACTCCAAAGTGCATATGCAATGGTTCAGAAAGTAAAGTCAAAGATTACATCCCTACAAAATCAGATTAAGATTCAGAACGATCAAATAACCAAATTGAGACGTTTAACAAAATCTGGAGCAATCAGCGAATTTCAACTTCAAAACCTATTATCTTCTCAAGAAGCGCTTACAGGCGAATTAGAGGGTGCCAAAAGTGAGTTAACATCTGCTTTGGCAGATGTAGCAATCGCGCAGAGAAAACAGAAAATCGATCAAGATGTAAATTCAGAAGAGCAACTATCCAAAGCTCTAGATGAATTGAGTTCAGCCGAAAGTAGCTTGGAAGTTGGCAAAATTGCATTAGAAGCTTTAGAAGCTCGTATCAGTCATCTCATGCTTGTAATGCCTTTTGACGGAGTTATCAGTTCAAATACTAGAACATTGTTGAACAGAACTGTAACACCAGGAGAGACAATATTAACCGTGAAAGCTCAGCCGCTTACTCAGACAAATGCCTTGATTCCTGAATATGATCGGGCACGAGTTCGTACTAAGTTGCCTTGTGTCCTGAGACTGTATTCTATTTCGGATCAGGAATTTAAAGGTAGAGTTTCATCTATTAGTCCATCAACAGTTGAGCTTGATGGCCTACAATACGTTGAAGTTCAAATTCAATTAGATAATAGTCTACCTACAAATTTTATTGGTTCAAAAGGTTATGCCAAAATTGACGTTGGCCATACCTGTATTCTTTTAAATCTCATATCCCCCATAACTAGGTTTATCAACGTGGATCTTTGGTCTCTCCTTCCCTAG
- a CDS encoding 2Fe-2S iron-sulfur cluster-binding protein codes for MATTSPITITFEDTGLVVTTSVGRTFMEICDEFNTPVLMGCRSASCGTCLVRITSGGEKLSPPTESEAIMLDVLADGDLQARLACQCSVYGSIVVGSF; via the coding sequence ATGGCCACCACGTCACCCATCACTATCACCTTCGAAGACACCGGCCTGGTGGTAACCACCAGTGTCGGCCGCACCTTCATGGAGATTTGCGATGAATTCAACACTCCCGTGCTGATGGGCTGCCGCTCGGCCTCCTGCGGCACCTGCCTGGTGCGGATCACCTCCGGCGGAGAAAAACTCTCACCCCCGACGGAAAGTGAAGCGATCATGCTTGATGTCCTGGCCGACGGCGATCTCCAGGCCCGTCTGGCTTGCCAGTGCAGCGTGTACGGATCTATCGTTGTTGGGAGCTTCTGA
- a CDS encoding IS3 family transposase, with protein MPGEPSERFPCLVDLKQVSAADQFWATDITYIPLQKGFLYLVAIVDLFSRNVLSWKLSNSLDTEFCFDALEMALAGGRKPKIFHSDQGCQFTSSDFVARLQAENIKISWSGRNRCYYNILLERLWRIVKYEEVYLHAHSDVWEAEISLARFLWRYCHVRSHSSLGGRTPHEVYIEIEPCFSRPELTMSGTRTVQ; from the coding sequence GTGCCAGGCGAACCATCCGAGCGATTTCCCTGTCTGGTGGACCTCAAGCAGGTCAGTGCAGCGGACCAGTTCTGGGCGACAGATATCACCTACATCCCGCTGCAGAAAGGATTCCTCTACCTGGTGGCGATCGTGGATCTGTTCTCCAGAAACGTGCTCAGCTGGAAGCTCTCGAACAGCCTTGACACGGAGTTCTGTTTCGATGCCCTGGAGATGGCATTGGCAGGTGGTCGCAAGCCAAAGATCTTCCACTCCGATCAGGGCTGCCAATTCACCTCTTCTGACTTTGTGGCGAGACTGCAAGCAGAGAACATCAAGATCAGCTGGTCAGGTAGGAATCGCTGCTACTACAACATCCTGTTGGAACGGCTTTGGCGCATAGTCAAGTACGAGGAGGTGTATCTGCATGCACACAGCGATGTCTGGGAGGCTGAGATCAGCCTGGCCCGATTCCTCTGGAGGTACTGCCATGTAAGGTCACACAGCTCTCTGGGAGGCAGAACTCCCCATGAGGTCTACATTGAAATCGAACCCTGTTTCTCCCGCCCAGAGTTAACGATGTCAGGGACCAGAACTGTCCAATAA
- a CDS encoding IS3 family transposase, with protein sequence MARIDALYLEDPCSGSRRLVEYLAREGIPISRDRVRNLMRSQGLRRD encoded by the coding sequence ATGGCCAGGATCGATGCTCTCTACCTGGAGGATCCCTGCAGCGGTAGCCGCCGGCTGGTCGAGTACCTGGCCAGGGAAGGCATCCCGATTAGCCGCGATCGGGTGCGAAACCTCATGCGCTCCCAAGGTTTAAGGCGCGATTGA